A genomic region of Rhizobium sp. NXC24 contains the following coding sequences:
- a CDS encoding cytochrome c oxidase subunit 3 yields MAEAHTKKHDYHIIDPSPWPIIAAFGAFVITFGGVCFMRYLNGGAVHLFGINFAQPWLFFIGLAVILYVMYGWWSDTVKEAHEGAHTRVVSLHLRYGMIMFIASEVMFFVAWFWAYFDVSLFPNEAIQASRTAFLGGQFPPKGIEVLNPWHLPIYNTIILLLSGTTVTWAHHALLHNDRKGLIQGLVLTVLLGALFSCVQAYEYAHAPFEFKNSIYGATFFMATGFHGFHVLIGTIFLLVCLIRSIGGDFTPKQHFGFEAAAWYWHFVDVVWLFLFFCIYIWGSWGAPVAAG; encoded by the coding sequence ATGGCAGAGGCGCATACCAAGAAACACGATTACCACATTATCGATCCCAGCCCGTGGCCGATCATCGCGGCCTTCGGGGCCTTTGTCATTACCTTTGGCGGCGTCTGCTTCATGCGCTACCTGAACGGCGGCGCGGTGCATCTGTTCGGGATCAACTTCGCACAGCCCTGGCTGTTCTTCATCGGCCTGGCCGTGATCCTCTACGTCATGTACGGCTGGTGGTCGGATACGGTGAAGGAAGCGCATGAGGGCGCGCATACCCGCGTCGTCTCGCTGCATCTGCGCTATGGCATGATCATGTTCATTGCCTCCGAGGTGATGTTCTTCGTCGCTTGGTTCTGGGCCTATTTTGACGTCAGCCTCTTCCCGAACGAAGCCATACAGGCTTCGCGGACGGCCTTCCTCGGCGGCCAGTTCCCGCCCAAGGGCATCGAAGTCCTCAATCCTTGGCATTTGCCGATCTACAACACCATCATCCTGCTGCTCTCGGGCACGACGGTTACCTGGGCGCACCACGCGCTGCTGCACAATGACCGCAAGGGCCTGATCCAGGGCTTGGTTTTGACCGTGCTGCTCGGTGCGCTGTTCTCCTGCGTGCAGGCCTATGAATATGCGCATGCGCCCTTCGAGTTCAAAAACTCGATCTATGGCGCTACCTTCTTCATGGCGACCGGTTTCCATGGTTTCCACGTGCTGATCGGCACGATCTTCCTGCTGGTCTGCCTCATCCGCTCGATCGGCGGCGATTTCACGCCAAAGCAGCATTTCGGCTTCGAAGCGGCCGCCTGGTATTGGCACTTCGTCGACGTCGTCTGGCTGTTCCTGTTCTTCTGCATCTATATCTGGGGAAGCTGGGGCGCGCCGGTCGCGGCTGGCTAA
- a CDS encoding chloramphenicol phosphotransferase — translation MDNKQDTKAGQIIILNGAPRSGKSSIVEAIQAGFDDPWMNLGVDAYVRHITPPRYRPGIGVRPGGERPDLEPLVPIFYSALYASIAAHSRLGLNVIAEFGHHDAYSKPLGILSDCARQLAGLPVLFVGVHCPIETIMQRRLAEGPERRNDYVSVSADAPVPAPILAWQAQVHQPGIYDLEVDTSVQSPQACAEQMRQLLDRGVPRPTAFERLAVGA, via the coding sequence ATGGACAATAAGCAAGACACGAAGGCCGGCCAGATCATCATTCTGAACGGCGCGCCGCGATCCGGAAAATCGAGCATTGTCGAGGCCATCCAGGCAGGTTTCGACGACCCATGGATGAATCTGGGCGTCGACGCCTATGTGCGGCATATCACGCCACCGCGTTACCGGCCGGGGATCGGTGTACGGCCGGGCGGCGAACGGCCTGACCTGGAACCGCTGGTTCCGATATTCTATTCGGCGCTCTATGCCTCGATTGCCGCCCATAGCCGCCTTGGGCTCAATGTCATTGCCGAATTCGGCCATCATGACGCCTATTCAAAGCCGCTCGGAATCCTTTCGGATTGCGCCCGCCAACTTGCCGGCCTACCCGTCCTTTTCGTCGGGGTGCACTGTCCGATCGAGACCATCATGCAGCGACGTTTGGCGGAAGGCCCTGAAAGGCGCAATGACTACGTCAGCGTCTCTGCCGATGCCCCGGTTCCCGCGCCGATCCTTGCGTGGCAGGCGCAAGTGCATCAACCGGGCATCTACGATCTGGAAGTGGATACATCCGTGCAAAGTCCACAGGCCTGCGCCGAACAGATGCGGCAATTGTTGGATCGAGGGGTTCCGCGCCCAACAGCCTTCGAGCGGCTTGCCGTCGGCGCCTGA
- a CDS encoding DUF983 domain-containing protein: MQGCCPRCGHGKLFDGLLSLKPRCAACGLDYAFADAGDGPAVFVILIVGFIVIGSVLWLQVNYAPPIWVHILLFGPLTIILSLLSLRWCKGILIALQYRNNASEGRIHRD, from the coding sequence ATTCAAGGATGCTGTCCGCGTTGCGGTCATGGCAAGCTCTTCGACGGTCTGCTCTCGCTGAAGCCGCGTTGCGCAGCTTGTGGGCTCGACTATGCCTTTGCCGATGCGGGCGATGGCCCGGCGGTCTTCGTCATCCTCATCGTCGGCTTCATCGTCATCGGCTCGGTGCTATGGCTGCAGGTCAACTATGCGCCGCCGATCTGGGTGCATATCCTGCTGTTCGGCCCCTTGACCATCATCCTGTCGCTTCTGTCGCTACGCTGGTGCAAGGGCATCCTGATCGCGCTGCAATATCGCAACAATGCCAGCGAAGGGCGCATTCATCGTGACTGA
- a CDS encoding SURF1 family protein, protein MPARRANPFWQFGKVLILLVALGILLALGTWQVERLHWKEGLLADIAERQAAAPVPLSTIEAMAASGGDIEYRVVTATGRYLNNKERHFFATFGGASGFDIYTPLQLADGRYLFVNRGFVPYDAKEPEMRMQGQLTDEQTVTGLARAKLAGQPSGMPDNDLAKNIFYWKDLDAMADSDGLPRDKVLPFFVDADKTPNPQGLPIGGVTIVDLPNNHLQYAVTWYGLAAALVAIVAISWWRKRHPGTPTQ, encoded by the coding sequence ATGCCCGCTCGCCGCGCCAACCCTTTCTGGCAGTTTGGCAAGGTGCTGATCCTGCTCGTGGCGCTTGGCATCCTGCTGGCTCTCGGCACCTGGCAGGTCGAGCGGCTGCACTGGAAGGAAGGCCTGCTCGCCGACATTGCCGAGCGCCAGGCCGCGGCCCCTGTGCCGCTATCGACGATCGAGGCCATGGCCGCATCCGGCGGCGATATCGAATATCGCGTCGTCACAGCGACCGGCCGTTACCTCAACAACAAGGAACGGCATTTCTTCGCAACCTTCGGCGGCGCTTCCGGCTTTGATATTTATACGCCGCTGCAGCTTGCGGACGGGCGCTACCTCTTCGTCAACAGAGGTTTCGTGCCCTACGACGCCAAGGAGCCGGAAATGCGCATGCAGGGGCAGTTGACGGACGAACAGACCGTCACCGGCCTCGCCCGCGCCAAGCTCGCCGGCCAGCCCTCGGGCATGCCGGACAATGATCTGGCGAAGAACATATTCTATTGGAAAGACCTGGATGCCATGGCCGATAGCGATGGGCTTCCGCGGGATAAAGTACTGCCCTTCTTCGTCGATGCCGACAAGACCCCCAATCCTCAGGGCCTGCCGATCGGCGGCGTCACCATCGTCGATTTGCCGAACAATCACCTGCAATATGCCGTGACCTGGTATGGCCTGGCGGCGGCGCTGGTCGCCATCGTCGCCATCTCCTGGTGGCGCAAACGCCATCCGGGCACCCCCACGCAATAG
- the ispH gene encoding 4-hydroxy-3-methylbut-2-enyl diphosphate reductase, with protein sequence MNIAVSKPDLTIRLCGPRGFCAGVDRAIQIVVLALKAYGAPVYVRHEIVHNRYVVEGLEAKGAVFVEELDEIPTEHRAQPVVFSAHGVPKSVPADADARNLFYLDATCPLVSKVHKQAMRHNRLGRHVILIGHAGHPEVIGTMGQLPEGSVSLIETVEDADAYQPADPDNLGFVTQTTLSVDDTAGVIARLQQRFPNLTAPAADSICYATTNRQEVVKEAAPGCDLFIVVGAPNSSNSKRLVEVALRAGAKKSVLVQRASEIDWDDIGDIKTVGLSAGASAPEVIVNEIIEAFRTRFNAVVELAETVKETENFLVNRELRNIELTVADMAFVNGD encoded by the coding sequence ATGAATATAGCGGTTTCCAAACCTGACCTGACCATCCGGCTCTGCGGTCCGCGTGGCTTCTGTGCCGGTGTCGATCGTGCCATCCAGATCGTCGTGCTGGCGCTGAAGGCCTATGGCGCGCCGGTCTATGTCCGTCATGAGATCGTGCATAATCGCTATGTCGTCGAAGGGCTGGAGGCCAAGGGCGCCGTCTTCGTGGAGGAGCTGGACGAAATCCCCACCGAGCATCGCGCCCAGCCCGTCGTCTTTTCCGCCCATGGCGTTCCGAAGTCCGTGCCGGCGGATGCGGACGCGCGCAATCTCTTTTATCTCGATGCCACTTGCCCGCTGGTGTCGAAGGTGCACAAGCAGGCCATGCGGCATAACCGCCTCGGCCGCCATGTCATCCTCATCGGTCATGCCGGCCACCCGGAAGTGATCGGCACCATGGGCCAGCTTCCCGAGGGTTCCGTGTCGCTGATCGAGACGGTGGAGGATGCCGACGCCTATCAGCCTGCCGACCCCGACAATCTCGGTTTCGTCACGCAGACGACGCTCTCGGTCGACGACACCGCCGGCGTCATCGCACGGCTGCAGCAGCGTTTTCCGAATCTCACCGCGCCGGCCGCCGATTCGATCTGCTATGCTACGACCAACCGCCAGGAAGTGGTGAAGGAAGCCGCTCCAGGCTGCGATCTCTTCATCGTCGTCGGTGCACCGAATTCGTCCAATTCCAAGCGTCTCGTGGAAGTCGCGCTCCGGGCAGGGGCTAAGAAATCCGTGCTTGTCCAGCGCGCCTCCGAAATCGATTGGGACGATATCGGCGATATCAAAACCGTCGGCCTCTCCGCCGGCGCATCGGCACCAGAGGTCATCGTCAACGAGATTATCGAGGCGTTTCGCACCCGCTTTAATGCCGTGGTGGAGCTTGCCGAAACGGTCAAGGAGACCGAGAATTTCCTCGTCAATCGCGAGCTGCGCAATATCGAACTGACGGTGGCCGACATGGCCTTTGTCAATGGGGACTGA
- a CDS encoding homoserine kinase has protein sequence MAVYTDITEDDLKWFLTEYDVGTLLSYKGIAEGVENSNFLLHTSREPLILTLYEKRVEKSDLPFFLGLMQHLASRGLSCPLPLPRKDGALLGHLSGRPAALISFLEGMWLRKPEAKHCREVGKALAAMHVAGEGFAIKRPNALSLEGWQGLWEKSEARADEVEPGLQDEIRGELDFLAAHWPKDLPDGVIHADLFPDNVFFLGDELSGLIDFYFACNDLLAYDVSICLNAWCFEKNGAYNITKGMALLEGYQSVRPLDDAEIAALPTLSRGSALRFFLTRLYDWLTTPAGALVTKKDPIEYLRKLRFHRQIASSAEYGLKA, from the coding sequence GTGGCCGTTTATACCGATATTACTGAAGACGATCTGAAGTGGTTTCTGACGGAATATGATGTCGGCACGTTGCTCTCCTACAAGGGCATTGCCGAGGGCGTCGAAAACTCCAACTTCCTGCTGCATACGTCGCGCGAGCCGCTGATCCTGACGCTCTATGAGAAGCGCGTGGAGAAGAGCGACCTGCCGTTTTTCCTCGGTTTGATGCAGCATCTGGCAAGCCGCGGCCTGTCTTGCCCGTTGCCCTTGCCGCGCAAGGATGGCGCGTTGCTCGGCCATCTCTCGGGCCGCCCGGCCGCGCTGATCTCCTTTCTCGAAGGAATGTGGCTGCGCAAGCCCGAGGCAAAACATTGCCGCGAAGTCGGTAAGGCGTTGGCTGCGATGCATGTCGCCGGCGAAGGCTTCGCCATCAAGCGGCCGAATGCACTGTCGCTCGAAGGCTGGCAGGGGCTCTGGGAAAAATCCGAAGCCCGCGCCGATGAGGTCGAACCCGGCCTGCAAGACGAAATCCGCGGCGAACTCGATTTCCTGGCGGCGCATTGGCCGAAGGACCTGCCGGATGGCGTCATCCATGCGGATCTGTTTCCCGACAACGTCTTCTTCCTCGGCGACGAGCTTTCCGGCCTGATCGACTTCTATTTCGCCTGTAACGACCTGCTCGCCTACGACGTCTCGATCTGCCTCAACGCATGGTGCTTCGAGAAGAACGGCGCTTACAATATCACCAAGGGCATGGCGCTTTTGGAAGGCTACCAGAGCGTCCGGCCGCTGGATGATGCCGAAATCGCCGCCCTGCCGACGCTGTCGCGTGGCTCGGCGCTGCGCTTCTTCCTGACCCGCCTCTATGATTGGCTGACGACGCCGGCCGGCGCCTTGGTCACCAAGAAGGACCCGATCGAATATCTGCGCAAGCTGCGCTTCCATCGCCAGATCGCCTCCAGCGCCGAATATGGGCTGAAGGCATGA
- the rnhA gene encoding ribonuclease HI: MKHVDIFTDGACSGNPGPGGWGAVLRYGDVEKELFGGEQETTNNRMELMAAISALGALKTPCEVDLYTDSVYVKDGISKWIFGWKKNGWKTADKKPVKNAELWQALEEARNRHQVTLHWVKGHAGHPENERADELARKGMEPFKKK; encoded by the coding sequence ATGAAACATGTCGATATCTTCACCGACGGCGCTTGCTCCGGCAATCCCGGTCCAGGCGGCTGGGGCGCGGTGCTGCGTTATGGCGATGTCGAAAAGGAGCTTTTCGGCGGCGAACAGGAGACGACCAACAACCGCATGGAGCTGATGGCGGCGATCTCCGCGCTTGGCGCGCTGAAAACGCCATGCGAGGTCGATCTCTACACGGACAGCGTCTATGTCAAAGACGGCATCTCCAAATGGATTTTCGGCTGGAAGAAAAACGGCTGGAAAACCGCCGACAAGAAGCCGGTGAAAAACGCCGAACTCTGGCAAGCGCTGGAGGAAGCCCGCAACCGGCATCAGGTGACATTGCATTGGGTCAAAGGCCATGCCGGGCATCCGGAAAACGAGCGCGCCGACGAACTGGCGCGCAAGGGCATGGAGCCGTTTAAGAAGAAGTAG